In Flavobacteriaceae bacterium, the following proteins share a genomic window:
- a CDS encoding SAM-dependent DNA methyltransferase codes for MTNVKESANFIWSIADLLRGDYKQSDYGKVILPLTVLRRLDCVLDSSKAKVLKKYNQVKTMNIQNLDPILNKEAGYNFHNKSPFDFDKLIADPNNIASNLRNYINGFSEDAREIIEQFEFDNQITKLDDSNLLFMVLKRFQEVDLHPNKISSMQMGYMFEELIRKFAEISNETAGEHFTPREVIRLMVNLLFMNDREILTQKGIVKTIFDCCAGTGGMLSVAEEYLSELNPDARLEVFGQELNPESYAICKSDMLIKGQNPSNIKHANSLKRITDTKLKGDQFINHKFDYLITNPPFGVKWKKVEKEVKDEHNELGHGGRYGAGLPSVSDGSFLFLMNLMSKMQSPDKGGSRLAIVFNGSPLFSGSPSSKKNESSIRQWVIENDLLEAIIALPNQLFYNTGISTYIWIISNHKTAERKGKVQLVNAIDFYKKMSKSLGDKRNELSDDHIKEITELYGSFRESKYCKIFDNEDFGYSKVTVERPLKENDKIVTDRSGNPKPDSKLRDTENIPLKEDIANYMKREVLPHVPDAWVDEKKTKIGYEINFTKYFYEYKPLRSLEEIRADILALEEQTDGLIKKVIF; via the coding sequence ATGACAAACGTAAAAGAGTCAGCAAACTTTATATGGTCTATAGCAGACCTCCTCAGAGGTGATTATAAGCAAAGTGATTATGGAAAAGTCATTTTGCCATTAACGGTTTTAAGACGTTTAGACTGTGTTCTAGATAGCTCTAAAGCAAAGGTTCTTAAAAAGTATAATCAGGTTAAGACTATGAACATACAAAATCTTGACCCCATCCTTAATAAAGAAGCAGGGTACAACTTTCATAATAAAAGTCCTTTTGACTTTGATAAGCTTATAGCAGACCCTAATAATATTGCATCCAACTTGAGAAACTACATTAATGGGTTTTCTGAAGATGCTAGAGAGATTATTGAGCAATTTGAGTTCGATAACCAAATCACCAAACTAGATGATTCTAATTTGTTGTTTATGGTACTAAAACGTTTCCAAGAAGTTGACTTACACCCTAACAAAATTTCAAGCATGCAAATGGGTTATATGTTTGAAGAACTAATCAGAAAATTTGCTGAAATCTCAAATGAAACAGCAGGAGAACACTTTACACCTAGAGAGGTGATTCGCTTAATGGTTAACCTCTTGTTTATGAATGATAGAGAAATTCTCACCCAAAAAGGTATAGTAAAGACCATTTTTGATTGTTGTGCAGGAACTGGAGGCATGTTGTCTGTTGCAGAAGAATATTTATCTGAACTTAATCCTGATGCTCGATTGGAGGTGTTTGGTCAGGAACTAAACCCAGAATCTTATGCTATCTGTAAATCCGATATGCTTATAAAGGGGCAAAACCCATCCAATATCAAGCATGCTAACAGCTTAAAACGTATTACTGACACTAAACTTAAAGGCGACCAGTTTATTAATCATAAGTTCGATTACTTAATTACTAATCCTCCTTTTGGGGTGAAATGGAAAAAGGTTGAAAAAGAGGTGAAAGATGAGCATAATGAGCTTGGTCATGGAGGACGTTATGGAGCTGGTTTACCTTCTGTAAGTGATGGTTCGTTCCTCTTCTTAATGAACCTTATGAGTAAAATGCAAAGTCCTGATAAGGGTGGTTCTCGTTTAGCAATTGTTTTTAATGGGTCTCCATTGTTTTCTGGCTCACCAAGCAGTAAAAAGAATGAAAGCTCTATTCGTCAATGGGTAATAGAAAACGACCTACTAGAAGCTATTATAGCACTTCCAAATCAATTGTTTTACAATACTGGTATAAGCACCTATATCTGGATAATTAGCAATCACAAAACTGCTGAACGAAAAGGCAAAGTGCAACTAGTTAACGCAATAGACTTCTACAAGAAAATGAGTAAGTCTTTAGGTGATAAACGTAATGAATTAAGTGATGACCATATAAAGGAAATCACTGAGCTTTATGGTAGTTTTAGAGAGAGTAAATACTGCAAAATTTTTGATAATGAAGATTTTGGTTACTCAAAAGTTACAGTTGAGAGACCTCTAAAAGAAAATGATAAAATAGTTACAGACCGTAGTGGCAACCCAAAACCAGACAGCAAATTAAGAGATACCGAGAACATCCCTTTAAAAGAAGATATTGCAAACTATATGAAACGTGAAGTATTGCCTCATGTACCTGATGCTTGGGTGGATGAAAAGAAAACCAAAATTGGCTACGAAATTAACTTTACAAAATACTTTTACGAGTATAAACCATTGAGGTCTTTAGAAGAGATTAGAGCAGATATTTTAGCATTGGAAGAACAAACCGATGGGTTAATAAAAAAGGTGATTTTTTAA